ATGATTGTGTGGGGCGTGCCAAACTCACGGAAGCCGGGACAATGACGACGCGCCTACCCGTTGCCTATTTAGTTTGCAACCAAACGCCACCGATTGATGGTAAACCCAGTTTAATGACCTTTGGTGAAGTCGAAACCCTATTCCACGAGTTTGGTCACGGGTTGCAACACATGCTCACCAGAGTGGATTATGCTGGGGCAGCCGGAATTAATAATGTGGAATGGGATGCGGTGGAATTGCCCAGCCAGTTTATGGAAAACTGGTGTTACGATCGCCCCACGCTGATGGGCATGGCGAAGCACTACGAAACGGGAGAATCCCTGCCAGAACATTATTATCAGAAACTCTTGGCAGCCCGGACTTACATGAGTGGTAGTGCCATGTTACGGCAATTGCACTTTAGTTTAGTGGATATCGAACTGCACCACCGTTATCAGCCCGGTGGGGAGGAAAGTGCCAGTGATGTCCGTCACCGGATTGCTAAAACCACCACCGTGTTACAACCCTTACCGGAAGATTCCTTCCTCTGTGCCTTTTCCCATATCTTTGCGGGCGGCTATGCGGCTGGGTATTACAGTTATAAATGGGCAGAAGTCTTGAGTGCCGATGCTTTTGCTGCCTTTGAGGAGGTTGGTTTAGAGAATGAAACCGCCGTGGCGGATACAGGAAAGCGGTATCGGGATACGGTACTGGCATTAGGCGGTGGTGTGCCACCGATGGAGGTATTCAAGCAATTCCGGGGACGGGAACCGAGTACGGAACCGTTACTGCGTCATAGTGGATTAGTCGGGGCGTCTTAGGGAATTGAGCCTCCTGCGATCGCGAAATTACCCTGTAGGGGCGACCTGCTGGCATTAATCAAAAATTCCATTCCACTCAATTGGATCGGGTCGCCCTCTACTCAACCGCTTAGGTAAAAAAGACTTGAAGTGATTCATAGTGTACCTAATCATTAACAAAATTAGCAATAACTGGGAAATGATCAGAGGGAAAAATCCCTTGCCATTTCCTATTATCAACCGTCACAGTTTCTTGTCTCAGGCGACTATCGTAATAAATCGTATCAACAGCCGCAAACGCCTCACCTGTAAACCCATGAATACTCTGCTGTTTTTCCAATTCAACACCCGCCAAAGCGTCATGGAGAATCATAGAATTCGTTGATGAATCAGATAAGATTTCCCGTGGCAAGCTACCGGGTTCAGCATTAAAATCACCGGTTAGGAAAAGATAGGTATTGTCAGGATGGCAGTGAATCATGCGATCGCGGATTAGTCTTGCCCCCAGTTCCCGTGCTTTGGCACTGGTATAATCCAGATGGGTATTAAAACAGGTGATTGTTTTAGACACCTGCGCTACACTAAAGACTGCCCAGGTTGCCATTCGCGGTGCAGGATTTCCCCACTCAGGACTGATACTTCCAGCAATATCAGGCGTATCGCTTAAGTAAAAATCGCCATTATCCAGGCATTTAAGACGGTCTTGGTTATAGAAAATCGCACAATGTTCTCCTGTCCCTGTTCCCGTGCGATCGCCCCCAATACTTTGATAATTCGGTAAACGGCGATGTAAGTCAAGTAGCTGGTGGGCTTTGCCTTCTTGGGTGCCAATGATATCTGGATGATACTCCTGAATCAGCGCCGCGATCGCATCACGCCGAATCCTCCAATCCTGGTTATCGGGATCTGGCTTATCGTAACGGATATTGAACGTTATGATTCTAATGTTCATAGGTGATTCGTCTTTCGTCATTTTTCATACTCAAGGAAGCGAGAAGCAAGCTACATAATTTGTTCCCTGTTCTCTATTCCCTATTGCCTATTCCCTATTGCCTATTCCCTATTTCCTTTCCTCATTCCTATGTTCATAACTCAAATCGAATCATTATATAACATTTAGTTAACTTATAGTTAAGGCAAGGTTAAGTGTTTGTTAATATAATGGAAAGTAAGAGATTATGAGACAGGAGGCTAAGATATGGCACAGTCCACATCATCCGATTCCGCACAGGTCAGTAAACAAAACTTTCTTTACCCTAGATGCCGCTATTACGGCAAGTTTACCCCAGAGGATCTAGCCTTTAATGCCAACTTGCAAGAGTTTGCCCAGAAAGTGTCCTATATTTCTGCCCTAGAAACTGGCGGTAAGATTTCCTCTGAACGAGCCTATGAGCAAGTACAGTCATTGTGGAAGCAGTTGAAATATAGTAAGGAATCCTTGGGCATTGGTCAAGCTAACCCCCCCAAAACCTAATAGATTTTGTATAAGACGGTCGTTTGAGAAAAACTGTGACACACAATGCTGCAATTTTAGTCATTGAAGATGAAGAAATTTTGCGGGACATTATCCTTAATGTCTTACAGGAAAAAGGGTATCAGGCAATTGGTACTGGGGATTCTCGCAGGGGCTTACTCTTAGCCAAAGAGTTAGTCCCTGATTTGATTTTGTGCGATATTCGGATGCCAAAGTTAGATGGGTATGAAGTTCTCAAAGCTTTACGTCAAGATTCCAAGACTAGGACTATACCCTTTATCTTTATTTCAGCAGAAAAAAGCCAAGTTGTTAGGAACCGAGGGCAGCAGTGTGGGGCAAATGGTTATCTTGCAAAACCTTTTACAACCGATGAACTTTTAAAGGTAATCGCTAATCATATTAACTTTTATCAGTAAACGATAATTCTTTTATGTCTATATTTATTGCCGATAACACCGATTTATAATTACGAATCAGGGAGGGTTTTGTTGCTTATTTATTGGCAGATAGGGGGAATTGTGTTGTTCATTTATCGGTGACAAGTTAAGTTAGTGGCTAAACCCGCCCCTACAATGGATCAGGATCTACACTGCGTAGTAGTGCTGGCAAAATGTCTACCAGAAACAATGAACCGACGCAAGAAACGCTACTCGCTGAGATTTCTAATCCGGAATATTCGTCAATCGCTTTCAGTATTCCGCTATAGTGGACGCGCCTTGAAGTTAGTGTGGACAACCAGTCACAGACTAACGCTGGTGCTAGCAATTTTAACCGTTATCGCGGGATTATTACCTGCTGCGATCGCATACTTGGGCAAGTTGATTGTAGATACCGTGGTATTGGCGTCTCAGTCAGGGTTAGCCGCCCATCGGTGGCTAGCGTTAGGCTATGTCGGATTAGAAGCGATCGCGGTTATGATACTGGCAGGAAGTCAGCGCGGTCAAACGGTTTGCCAGTCGCTATTGCGGGTATTATTAGCGCAACGGGTCAATGTGTTAATTCTAGAAAAAGCCTTAACCTTAGACTTACCCCACTTCGAGGACTCCGAATTTTACGACAAAATGACTCAGGCGCGGCGAGAAGCCTCCAGTCGTCCTCTGGCGCTAGTGACGCGAACGTTTGGACTGGTTCGGGATAGTCTGTCGTTACTCACCTTTGGCGGATTACTGCTGCAATTCTCAACCTGGGCGGTAGCGATATTAATCATCGCCGCCATTCCTCCCTTTATCGCCGAAACGCGCTTTGCTGGTGTCGCCTTTCGCTTATTCCGGTGGCGTTCCCCAGAAACCCGCCAGCAGCATTACTTGGAAACCTTAATTGCCAGAGAAGATTACGCCAAGGAAATTCAGCTATACCAGCTTGGCGCAACCATGCTACAACGCTACAGCGACACCTTCAGACGCCTTTACCGGGAAGATAGAGATTTGACCGTTCGTCGAGGATTTTGGGGTTACTTGTTAGGGTTGCTGAGTACGCTGACATTTTATGGGGCGTATGCGTGGATTGTTATCGAAACCATCTTTGGTCGGATTTCCTTGGGCGATATGACCATGTATTTAACCGTATTTCGCCAAGGACAATCTACCTTTTCCGCCATACTCACCTCTGTTGGCGGTATGTATGAAGATAACCTCTATATTTCCAACCTCTACGAATTTCTGGAACAAGAGGTTCCCCAATCTCAGGGAACAGCAACTCAGGGAATAAAACCGGGGGATGGGATTCGGTTTGAGACTGTATTTTTTACCTATCCTGGAAGTCAAACCCCGGCACTAAAAGGGATTGAATTACACCTGAAACCGGGAGAAAAGTTAGCAATTGTCGGCGAAAATGGGTCAGGAAAGACAACGTTGATTAAACTATTAACTCGTCTCTATACGCCGGATTCGGGGCGCATTTTGTTAGATGGGGTAGATTTACAGGAATGGAAACTTGATACCCTACGCCGTCGGATTGGGGTAATATTCCAGAACTTTGTCCGCTATCAATTTACCGTAGGCGAGAATGTTGGCGTCGGGGATGTAGACTATTTGCAAGATAAAACTCGCTGGGAAAATGCAGCAGAGAAAGGCATGGCGAAGTCGTTTATTGAGTCAATGCCAGACGGATTTAGCACCCAGTTAGGGCGATGGTTTAAGGGGGGACAGGAACTCTCTGGAGGTCAATGGCAGAAAATAGCCCTATCTCGTGCTTTTATGCGAACAGGTGCAGATATTTTAGTCTTAGATGAACCCACAGCCGCTATGGATGCAGAAGCGGAGGTACGAGTCTTTGACCATTTCCGCACGATTACCCAGAATCAAATGGTGGTGTTGATTTCTCATCGCTTCTCCACAGTACGAATGGCAGATAAAATTGTGGTGATGGCGGGGGGAGAAATCATTGAACAGGGAACTCATGAGGAATTAGTGGAACTTGGTGGACGTTATGCGCGGTTATTTGCGCTACAGGCGGCGGGATATCAATAGTTAATTTATCGGTGGGGAGGGCGGGTGCAAGTTGTGCATTTATTGGTGACACTTTCAATTTAATCCCTAAACCCGCCCCTACAAATGATTGATGGCGAATAAATTTATATCATGTCCTGATGATTTTCTAGAATTACAAGGCTATAAAAATAAAGGTTTCAATCATTTTTAGCAAGAATATTTTACCCGAAATAATATAACCTATTGTAGGGGCGACCTGCTGCATAAATCAACAATACTCATCCTTTCAATTTTATCGGGTCGCCCTTTACCAAATTAGGTTGGGTTGTCCTATCCTGAACCCGGACAGATTTTGTTGTTCATTTATCGGTGGGGAGGGCGGGTGCAAGTTGTTCATTGATTGGTGAGGCATTCAATGTTAATCCCTAAACCCGCCCCTACAAATGATTGATGACGAATAAATCGATATCATGTTCTGATGATTTTCTATAATTACAAGGCTATAAAAATAAAGGTTAAAATTATTTTTATTAATAATATTTTATCAGAAATAATATAACCTATTGTAGGGGCGAATTGCTGCCTAAATCAACAATACTCATCCTCTCAATTTTATCGGGTCGCCCTTTACTAAATTAGGTTGGGTTGTCTTATCCTGAATCCGGACAGGTTTTATTGTTCATTTATCGGTAGGGAGGGCGGGTTTTGTTGTTCATTGATTGGTGAGGCATTCAATTTAATCCCTAAACCCGCCCCTACAAATGATTGATGGCGAATAAATTTATATCATGTCCTGATGCTTGCCTAGAATCACAAACCTATAAAAATAAAGGTTTCAATCATTTTTATTAATAATATTTTACCCGAAATAATATAACCTATTGTAGGGGCGACCCGCTGCATAAATCAACAATACCCATCCTTTCAATTTTATCGGGTCGCCCTTTACCAAATTAGGTTGGGTTGTCCTATCCTGAATCCGGACAGGTTTTATTGTTCATTTATCGGTGGGGAGGGCGGGTGCAAGTTGTGCATTTATTGGTGACGCATTCAATTTAATCTCTAAACCCGCCCCTACAAATGATTGATGGCGAATAAATTTATATCATGTCCTGATGATTTTCTAGAATTACAAACCTATAAAAATAAAGGTTTCAATCATTTTTATTAATAATATTTAACCTGAAATAATATAACCTATTGTAGGGGCGACCCGCTGCATAAATCAACAATACTCATCCTTTCAATTTTATCGGGTCGCCCTTTACC
The DNA window shown above is from Coleofasciculus chthonoplastes PCC 7420 and carries:
- a CDS encoding response regulator, with the translated sequence MTHNAAILVIEDEEILRDIILNVLQEKGYQAIGTGDSRRGLLLAKELVPDLILCDIRMPKLDGYEVLKALRQDSKTRTIPFIFISAEKSQVVRNRGQQCGANGYLAKPFTTDELLKVIANHINFYQ
- a CDS encoding endonuclease/exonuclease/phosphatase family protein, with protein sequence MNIRIITFNIRYDKPDPDNQDWRIRRDAIAALIQEYHPDIIGTQEGKAHQLLDLHRRLPNYQSIGGDRTGTGTGEHCAIFYNQDRLKCLDNGDFYLSDTPDIAGSISPEWGNPAPRMATWAVFSVAQVSKTITCFNTHLDYTSAKARELGARLIRDRMIHCHPDNTYLFLTGDFNAEPGSLPREILSDSSTNSMILHDALAGVELEKQQSIHGFTGEAFAAVDTIYYDSRLRQETVTVDNRKWQGIFPSDHFPVIANFVND
- a CDS encoding DUF7219 family protein, which translates into the protein MAQSTSSDSAQVSKQNFLYPRCRYYGKFTPEDLAFNANLQEFAQKVSYISALETGGKISSERAYEQVQSLWKQLKYSKESLGIGQANPPKT
- a CDS encoding ABC transporter ATP-binding protein, whose translation is MNRRKKRYSLRFLIRNIRQSLSVFRYSGRALKLVWTTSHRLTLVLAILTVIAGLLPAAIAYLGKLIVDTVVLASQSGLAAHRWLALGYVGLEAIAVMILAGSQRGQTVCQSLLRVLLAQRVNVLILEKALTLDLPHFEDSEFYDKMTQARREASSRPLALVTRTFGLVRDSLSLLTFGGLLLQFSTWAVAILIIAAIPPFIAETRFAGVAFRLFRWRSPETRQQHYLETLIAREDYAKEIQLYQLGATMLQRYSDTFRRLYREDRDLTVRRGFWGYLLGLLSTLTFYGAYAWIVIETIFGRISLGDMTMYLTVFRQGQSTFSAILTSVGGMYEDNLYISNLYEFLEQEVPQSQGTATQGIKPGDGIRFETVFFTYPGSQTPALKGIELHLKPGEKLAIVGENGSGKTTLIKLLTRLYTPDSGRILLDGVDLQEWKLDTLRRRIGVIFQNFVRYQFTVGENVGVGDVDYLQDKTRWENAAEKGMAKSFIESMPDGFSTQLGRWFKGGQELSGGQWQKIALSRAFMRTGADILVLDEPTAAMDAEAEVRVFDHFRTITQNQMVVLISHRFSTVRMADKIVVMAGGEIIEQGTHEELVELGGRYARLFALQAAGYQ